A single window of Psychrobacter raelei DNA harbors:
- a CDS encoding CTP synthase, with protein MTKFIFVTGGVVSSLGKGITAASLAAVLEARGLKVTMTKMDPYINVDPGTMSPFQHGEVFVTEDGAETDLDLGYYERFLRHSKMSKTNNFTSGRIYQTVLNKERRGDYLGGTVQVIPHITDEIKHRIHASGEGHDIAIIEIGGTVGDIESLPFMEAVRQMQVELGRNRAMLMHLTLVPYISSAGETKTKPTQHSVKELRSIGLQPDVLICRSEHAIGEENRRKIALFTNVEERAVITCEDADTIYQIPRTLYEQDLDDIICERFGIDAPEADLSDWDKVVDGLLNAQGKVTVAIVGKYVELPDAYKSINEALLHAGITHKTQVEIDYVDAEALETDDSLLARLEQADSILVPGGFGERGKLGKMRAIKFARENKVPYLGICLGMQLAVIEYATNVLGLAADSTEFNRKAAEPIIGLITEWLDEKGELQVRTDDSDLGGTMRLGSQKAELVEGSKLHQIYGAKLITERHRHRYEMNNRYIEPLEQAGMSISGYSAKQHLVESVEIADHPWFIGVQFHPEFTSSPREGHPLFASFVKAAIDHQNI; from the coding sequence ATGACTAAATTTATATTTGTGACTGGTGGGGTTGTGTCCTCACTAGGTAAAGGTATTACCGCAGCCTCTTTAGCGGCCGTTTTGGAAGCACGTGGTTTAAAAGTAACCATGACCAAAATGGATCCGTACATCAACGTTGATCCAGGCACCATGAGCCCGTTTCAGCACGGTGAAGTATTCGTTACTGAAGATGGGGCTGAGACTGATTTAGACCTAGGGTATTACGAGCGCTTTTTACGCCACTCAAAAATGAGTAAAACCAATAACTTTACCAGTGGCCGTATCTACCAAACCGTATTAAATAAAGAACGCCGTGGTGACTACCTAGGCGGTACTGTACAGGTTATTCCGCATATTACTGATGAGATTAAACACCGCATTCATGCCAGTGGTGAAGGCCATGATATTGCCATTATCGAGATTGGCGGTACTGTGGGTGATATTGAGTCGCTACCTTTCATGGAAGCGGTACGTCAGATGCAAGTAGAGTTAGGTCGCAACCGTGCTATGCTTATGCACCTAACGTTAGTGCCTTATATCTCAAGTGCTGGTGAAACCAAGACTAAGCCCACTCAGCATTCAGTAAAAGAGCTGCGTTCAATTGGCTTGCAGCCTGATGTGTTGATTTGCCGCTCTGAACATGCGATTGGTGAAGAAAACCGTCGCAAGATTGCACTATTTACCAATGTAGAAGAGCGCGCGGTCATTACTTGTGAAGATGCCGACACCATTTATCAGATTCCTCGCACCTTATATGAGCAAGATTTAGATGACATCATTTGTGAGCGCTTTGGTATTGATGCGCCAGAAGCTGATTTGTCAGATTGGGATAAGGTAGTAGATGGTCTGCTAAATGCCCAAGGCAAAGTGACGGTTGCCATCGTTGGTAAATATGTTGAATTACCAGATGCTTATAAGTCAATTAACGAAGCTTTATTGCATGCAGGTATCACTCACAAAACCCAAGTTGAGATTGATTATGTAGATGCCGAAGCCTTAGAGACGGATGACAGCCTGTTAGCACGTTTGGAGCAAGCAGATTCTATCTTAGTACCAGGCGGCTTTGGTGAGCGTGGCAAATTGGGTAAAATGCGCGCTATTAAATTTGCTCGTGAGAACAAAGTGCCTTATTTGGGCATCTGTCTGGGTATGCAGTTGGCGGTTATCGAATATGCCACCAATGTGCTTGGTCTAGCGGCGGATTCTACAGAGTTTAATCGTAAAGCGGCTGAGCCTATTATTGGTTTAATCACTGAGTGGTTGGATGAAAAAGGTGAGTTGCAAGTTCGCACTGATGATTCAGACTTAGGGGGTACCATGCGTTTGGGTAGCCAAAAAGCTGAGTTGGTAGAGGGTTCAAAGCTACATCAAATCTATGGTGCTAAGTTAATTACTGAGCGTCATCGCCATCGCTATGAGATGAATAATCGATATATTGAGCCGTTAGAGCAGGCAGGTATGAGCATCTCAGGTTATTCTGCCAAGCAGCATTTGGTCGAGTCGGTAGAGATTGCGGATCATCCTTGGTTTATCGGGGTGCAATTCCACCCAGAATTTACCAGCTCGCCACGCGAAGGTCATCCTTTGTTTGCAAGCTTTGTAAAAGCAGCCATTGACCATCAAAATATCTAA
- a CDS encoding porin, producing the protein MKKLLLASAVAALSVSVANAAPTVYGKIFLTADYVDEELKGGNEKYDENGVEISSQGSRVGFKGLEPLSANTDVVYQLEYGIDVDGDDHQSFQNRDTYLGLKNNSFGEFRAGKNQSTTDYINNVVVNEGYWDNLGSTKLGEEQKVAALNMADSGRISNSIVWMAPKFDGVPVQFAAMYANDDDYAGEKNTGWGASLMFDQGAGYTFGLAYEKDLNLRSDVELQVFNTDGSPKVDDEGNDVYVTKFNGGDLIRGTATLDLATFNSGFPVTLGALYQEADYDYGDKKEKGYVVSAQMGLTNFAKPATIYAQYNNTSNLYGQNGFDSDQIVVGGKYYYQKNMIAHAYIGQNDADYDNVDGKVFAVGGGLEYKF; encoded by the coding sequence ATGAAAAAACTACTTTTAGCATCAGCTGTTGCTGCTCTATCTGTATCTGTGGCTAACGCTGCTCCTACCGTTTACGGAAAAATCTTTTTAACAGCTGACTACGTTGATGAAGAACTTAAAGGTGGTAACGAGAAGTATGATGAGAATGGTGTTGAGATCAGCTCGCAAGGTTCACGCGTAGGTTTCAAAGGCTTAGAGCCATTATCTGCTAATACTGACGTGGTATACCAATTAGAATACGGTATTGATGTAGACGGTGATGACCATCAGTCTTTCCAAAACCGTGACACTTACTTAGGTTTAAAAAACAACTCATTTGGTGAGTTCCGTGCCGGTAAAAACCAGTCAACTACTGACTACATCAACAACGTAGTAGTAAACGAAGGTTATTGGGATAACTTAGGTTCTACTAAACTAGGAGAAGAGCAAAAAGTTGCTGCCTTAAATATGGCAGATAGTGGCCGTATCTCAAACTCTATCGTTTGGATGGCACCGAAATTTGATGGCGTACCAGTACAATTTGCTGCTATGTATGCCAATGACGACGACTATGCTGGTGAGAAAAACACTGGTTGGGGTGCTTCATTAATGTTTGACCAAGGTGCTGGTTATACTTTCGGTCTTGCCTATGAAAAAGATTTAAACCTTCGTAGTGATGTTGAGCTGCAAGTATTCAATACTGATGGATCACCTAAAGTGGATGATGAAGGTAATGATGTATACGTAACTAAATTTAACGGTGGTGATTTAATCCGTGGTACCGCTACTTTAGACCTAGCTACTTTCAACTCAGGCTTCCCTGTAACCCTAGGTGCTTTATATCAAGAAGCTGACTATGATTACGGCGATAAGAAAGAAAAAGGTTATGTTGTTAGTGCTCAAATGGGTCTAACCAACTTTGCTAAGCCAGCAACTATCTATGCACAGTATAACAACACCTCTAACCTTTACGGTCAAAACGGATTTGATTCAGATCAAATCGTTGTGGGTGGTAAATACTACTATCAGAAAAACATGATTGCTCATGCTTATATCGGTCAAAACGATGCCGATTATGACAATGTAGATGGTAAAGTATTCGCAGTTGGTGGCGGTCTAGAATACAAATTCTAA